A genome region from Tolypothrix sp. PCC 7712 includes the following:
- the dhaL gene encoding dihydroxyacetone kinase subunit DhaL — MVSKEQILQWLQAFASEIEQNKAYLTELDAAIGDADHGINMNRGFQKVVSQLPTVADQDIGSILKAVSMTLISSVGGASGPLYGTWFLRASTDVAHKQELNEQDLLVLLQAGLNGVLQRGKAQLGDKTMVDVLSPAVTAFAQAVDEGGDTVTALQQAVAAAEQSLQATIPMLAKKGRASYLGERSIGHQDPGATSAYLMLKCLLTVVQS; from the coding sequence ATGGTAAGCAAAGAGCAGATTTTGCAATGGTTGCAGGCATTCGCCAGTGAAATAGAGCAAAATAAAGCATATTTAACCGAATTAGATGCAGCGATTGGTGATGCTGACCACGGTATTAATATGAATCGCGGGTTTCAAAAGGTAGTTAGTCAATTACCAACGGTTGCTGATCAAGATATTGGTAGCATTTTAAAAGCAGTCAGCATGACCTTAATTTCTAGTGTTGGGGGTGCAAGTGGCCCACTTTATGGAACTTGGTTTTTACGTGCTAGTACGGATGTAGCTCATAAGCAAGAACTGAATGAACAGGATTTGTTGGTATTACTTCAGGCTGGTTTAAATGGCGTGCTTCAGCGTGGTAAAGCTCAACTAGGAGACAAGACAATGGTGGATGTTCTATCTCCCGCAGTGACGGCTTTTGCACAAGCTGTAGATGAAGGTGGCGACACTGTAACAGCATTGCAGCAAGCAGTAGCAGCAGCAGAACAAAGTTTACAGGCGACAATACCGATGTTAGCTAAAAAGGGACGAGCTAGCTATTTGGGAGAACGAAGTATTGGACATCAAGATCCGGGAGCTACTTCTGCTTATTTAATGTTGAAATGTTTGTTAACAGTGGTGCAAAGTTGA
- a CDS encoding CHAT domain-containing protein, translating into MSPLATLAMICGLFSASVKAQSITPANDGTGTVITTEGNKIDISGGSLSSDRTNLFHSFSQFGLDANQTANFLSQPSIQNILGRVTGNNASLINGLIQVTGGNSNLYLMNPAGIIFGSGASLNVPAAFTATTANAIGFGNNQWFNAIGANNYANLIGNPTEFAFTTSLGGIIFNAGNLAVGEGQGLILLGGMVLNTGTITAPDGNVTIMAVPAEKVVRVTPSNSLLSLDLPVETKTQINPQAFSPLSLPSLLTGGNLKKVTGVTVENGVVKLISTNTVIPTDVGTTVVSGQVSVSNSQESNTTPQINILGDRIALLNANINASGSNGGTVLIGGDYQGKGTVPNATHTFVSSDSAIAADALQNGNGGKVIVWADDTTRFFGNISAKGGAIAGNGGLVETSGKLSLNVAGSKVDASAANGQPGIWLLDPTDINIVTGGSGTPTGGLFDPANNSDIDPLTIATALDNGTDVTITTSSGTGGNGDITLTNGINQTGGGNASLTLTSRQFFNPNYLININLSSTGNLTFNLNQVNPETNASTDSIQNAIDAIGTVAGNSIINLGAGTYTGNTVYIFEKTLTINGAGASNTIFDGNNINQVFGIFSQGTVTINNLAIINGRGFGSDGGGIAYFSSSSGTLNVNNVTFTGNSTAFDVEGGGNGGAIYSEYGTLNVNNSTFNSNSATDGNGGGIYSFYSTLNVNNSTFRDNLASDGGGGGIYNISDNQSGLDVNNSTFNANSAIDGGGIYNDGIDGGRLDFNNTNFISNSATSGDGGGIYNYDTTGNVNNSTFSGNLASNGRGGGIYNEGFYINVLTVNKSTFNANSATDGGGIYNNDGVSLNVNNSSFASNSAINGNGGGIYNFLDTLNVNNSTLSGNLATDGGGILSDSRAPTTLKNTIVAGNTSSQNPDVSGVLLGSSSNNLIGDGTGTTGISNGVNGNQVGTAATPINPLLSVLGNYGGSTQTFALLPGSPAINAGISDTNITTDQRGISRPQDATPDIGAFELVGYTLTPTAGSGQSAIANNPFSTSLQARVTENGFNQPIPGITVNFTAPTTGASANFTSGTTLTTDSAGNVSIPVTANTVAGSYAVTASSGVLTPASFSLINNPDVASAIIATGGTPQTTVVNTAFTNALQAKVQDQYGNAIANATVTFNAPTTGATANFTGSTTLSTDTSGNVSIPVTANTIAGSYNITANSGSLTPASFSLINNPDVASAIIATGGTPQTTVVNTVFTNALQAKVQDQYGNAIANAIVTFNAPTTGATANFTGNTSLTTDTSGNVSIPVTANTVAGSYNITANSGSLTPASFSLINNPDVASAIIATGGTPQTTVVNTAFTNALQAKVQDQYGNAIANATVTFNAPTTGATASFTGNSSLTTDSGGNVSIPVTANTVAGGYSISASSGSLTPASFSLINNPDVAAAIIATGGTPQTTVVNTVFTNALQAKVQDQYGNAIANATVTFNAPTSGATAGFTGNTTLTTDSSGNVSIPVTANTVAGGYAVTASSGALTPASFSLINNPDVAFSIIATGGTPQSTIVNTAFTNPLQAKVQDQYGNAIANANVTFNAPTTGATANFSGNTSLTTNSSGNVSIPVTANTVEGNYTVTANSGALTPANFSLTNNAASEVPTTPTVPIDTPNPEVLKKPPSTQIPVTINSTPEVVLDTAVANIEQEYTTEYKEYLGEEAKPNLEAPNTARNILQQISDATGIQPALIYVNFIPTSVSPAITLKQNKAKILPSPNDRLELLIVTAQGLPIRKVLPVTRSQVIATAQTFIKDITKSSRNNSYKDPAKKLYEWLITPLEPELQARKVNNIAFIMDTGLRSLPVAALYDGQKYLVESYSVGLMPSLSLTDTKFVDIKKAEVLGMGASEFRNQNPLPAVPTELATITSRLWQGNFFLNESFTLTNLQKQRQQKPFGIIHLATHAEFEPGDRGNSYIQMWDSQLKMDQLRKLGWNNPPVQLVVLSSCRTAIGDKEAELGFAGFAVQAGVRTALASLWYVSDEGTLGLMSEFYEKLKKAPIKAEALRQAQIAMIKGQVRLEGGKLKTSNVNVTLPPILAELGNQELRHPYYWSAFTLIGNPW; encoded by the coding sequence ATGAGTCCCCTGGCAACTTTAGCGATGATTTGTGGGCTGTTTTCTGCATCTGTCAAAGCCCAATCAATCACTCCGGCTAATGATGGCACTGGAACTGTGATTACTACCGAAGGCAATAAGATTGATATTAGCGGTGGTAGTTTGAGTAGCGATCGCACTAATCTATTTCACAGTTTCTCTCAATTTGGGCTAGATGCAAATCAAACGGCAAACTTTCTTTCGCAACCATCAATTCAAAATATTTTAGGGCGTGTCACAGGTAATAATGCTTCATTAATTAACGGATTGATTCAGGTTACTGGTGGCAATTCCAATTTATATTTAATGAACCCTGCGGGGATTATATTTGGTTCTGGTGCGAGTTTAAATGTCCCGGCTGCGTTTACAGCAACAACAGCAAATGCCATAGGGTTTGGTAACAACCAATGGTTTAATGCGATTGGTGCCAATAATTACGCTAATTTGATTGGTAACCCTACAGAATTTGCCTTTACCACAAGCCTGGGAGGGATTATCTTCAACGCTGGGAATTTGGCTGTGGGTGAGGGACAAGGCTTAATATTACTGGGTGGAATGGTGCTAAATACAGGGACAATTACTGCACCTGATGGTAACGTCACAATTATGGCAGTCCCTGCCGAGAAAGTTGTGCGGGTAACTCCCAGCAATAGTTTATTGAGTTTGGATTTACCTGTAGAGACAAAAACCCAAATTAACCCCCAAGCATTTTCGCCGCTATCACTGCCATCATTGCTCACTGGTGGTAACCTCAAAAAAGTCACAGGCGTAACTGTGGAAAATGGCGTGGTTAAGCTGATTAGTACGAATACAGTAATTCCTACAGATGTTGGTACAACTGTTGTTAGCGGACAAGTCTCTGTTAGTAATTCCCAAGAGTCTAATACTACACCGCAGATTAATATTTTAGGCGATCGCATTGCCCTATTAAATGCCAATATCAATGCTTCTGGCAGTAATGGCGGTACCGTCTTAATCGGTGGAGATTACCAAGGTAAAGGCACTGTTCCCAATGCAACCCATACATTTGTTAGTAGCGATAGTGCGATCGCAGCTGATGCGTTGCAAAATGGTAACGGTGGCAAGGTAATTGTCTGGGCGGATGATACAACCCGCTTCTTTGGCAATATATCAGCTAAAGGTGGTGCGATCGCAGGTAATGGTGGATTAGTCGAAACATCAGGAAAACTTTCCCTGAATGTTGCAGGTAGCAAAGTCGATGCTAGCGCCGCTAATGGACAACCGGGTATTTGGTTACTAGATCCAACCGATATCAATATCGTTACTGGTGGTAGTGGAACACCAACAGGGGGACTGTTTGACCCAGCCAATAATAGTGATATTGATCCATTAACTATTGCAACTGCCTTAGATAATGGCACAGATGTCACCATCACAACTTCCAGTGGTACAGGAGGTAATGGTGATATTACGCTAACGAATGGGATTAACCAGACAGGCGGTGGGAATGCATCTCTAACGCTGACGAGTAGGCAATTTTTCAATCCCAATTATTTAATAAACATCAATTTATCTAGTACGGGCAACTTGACGTTTAATCTCAATCAGGTGAACCCGGAGACGAATGCATCAACTGATTCAATTCAAAATGCAATTGACGCAATTGGTACAGTAGCAGGAAATAGCATCATTAACTTAGGTGCAGGCACTTACACAGGTAACACAGTCTACATTTTTGAAAAAACGTTGACAATAAATGGTGCTGGGGCAAGTAATACCATATTTGATGGTAATAATATTAACCAAGTATTTGGTATTTTCAGTCAAGGTACCGTCACCATTAATAACTTGGCAATTATTAACGGTAGAGGTTTTGGTAGTGATGGTGGTGGTATTGCTTATTTCAGTTCTAGTTCTGGCACGCTGAATGTGAACAATGTTACCTTTACTGGTAATTCGACAGCATTTGATGTAGAAGGTGGTGGCAATGGCGGCGCTATATACAGCGAATATGGCACACTGAATGTCAACAACAGCACCTTCAATAGCAATTCGGCAACCGACGGCAATGGTGGCGGCATTTACAGCTTTTATAGCACACTGAATGTCAACAACAGCACCTTCAGAGATAATTTAGCTAGTGACGGCGGCGGTGGCGGTATTTACAACATCAGTGACAATCAAAGCGGGTTGGATGTCAACAACAGCACCTTCAATGCTAATTCAGCAATCGATGGTGGAGGTATTTACAACGATGGCATTGATGGAGGCAGGTTGGATTTCAACAACACCAACTTCATTAGCAATTCGGCGACCAGCGGCGATGGTGGCGGTATTTACAACTACGATACTACAGGAAATGTCAATAACAGTACTTTTAGCGGTAATTTAGCTAGTAACGGCCGCGGTGGCGGCATTTACAACGAGGGTTTCTATATAAATGTACTAACTGTCAACAAAAGCACCTTCAATGCTAATTCAGCAACCGATGGTGGAGGTATTTACAACAACGATGGTGTCTCGTTGAATGTCAACAACAGCAGCTTTGCTAGCAATTCAGCGATTAACGGCAATGGTGGCGGCATTTACAACTTCCTTGACACATTAAATGTCAATAACAGTACCCTGAGCGGTAATTTGGCAACCGACGGTGGTGGTATCTTGAGCGACTCTCGTGCGCCAACAACGCTGAAGAACACTATTGTTGCAGGTAACACTAGTTCCCAAAATCCTGATGTTTCTGGGGTTCTGCTTGGGAGTAGTAGCAACAACCTCATTGGTGACGGTACTGGTACAACAGGTATCAGCAATGGCGTAAACGGTAATCAGGTGGGTACAGCCGCTACACCAATTAATCCTCTACTCTCTGTTTTGGGAAATTATGGAGGTTCTACGCAGACATTCGCCCTGCTACCAGGTAGTCCTGCAATCAATGCGGGAATTTCTGATACTAACATCACCACAGATCAACGTGGTATTAGCCGACCTCAAGACGCAACACCAGATATCGGTGCCTTTGAGTTAGTAGGTTATACTCTCACGCCTACTGCTGGATCTGGACAAAGTGCGATCGCAAACAATCCTTTTTCAACCTCTTTGCAGGCAAGGGTTACAGAAAATGGTTTTAATCAACCTATTCCAGGAATTACAGTTAATTTTACAGCCCCTACAACTGGCGCATCTGCCAACTTTACAAGCGGCACAACTCTCACCACTGATAGCGCTGGAAATGTGAGTATTCCAGTCACAGCCAACACCGTTGCAGGTAGCTATGCAGTCACAGCCAGTAGTGGCGTACTTACACCCGCCAGTTTCAGTTTAATTAATAACCCAGATGTGGCATCTGCCATAATCGCTACAGGTGGGACACCGCAAACTACGGTTGTGAATACTGCATTTACTAATGCCCTACAAGCGAAAGTTCAAGACCAATACGGGAATGCGATCGCTAACGCCACTGTTACCTTCAACGCACCCACAACAGGCGCAACTGCTAACTTTACTGGAAGTACTACTCTTTCCACCGATACCAGTGGAAATGTCAGCATCCCAGTCACAGCCAATACTATTGCAGGTAGTTACAACATCACTGCTAATAGTGGTTCACTCACCCCAGCCAGTTTCAGTTTAATTAATAACCCAGATGTGGCATCTGCCATAATCGCTACAGGTGGCACACCGCAAACTACGGTTGTGAATACTGTATTTACTAATGCCCTACAAGCAAAAGTACAAGACCAATACGGGAATGCGATCGCCAACGCTATTGTCACCTTTAACGCACCCACAACAGGCGCAACTGCTAACTTTACAGGAAATACCAGCCTGACGACTGATACCAGTGGAAATGTCAGCATCCCAGTTACAGCTAACACTGTTGCAGGTAGTTACAACATCACTGCTAATAGTGGTTCCCTTACCCCTGCCAGTTTCAGTTTAATTAATAACCCAGATGTGGCATCTGCCATTATCGCTACAGGTGGCACACCGCAAACTACGGTTGTGAATACTGCATTTACTAATGCCCTACAAGCAAAAGTACAAGACCAATACGGAAATGCGATCGCTAACGCCACTGTTACCTTCAACGCACCCACAACAGGCGCAACAGCGAGTTTTACAGGTAATAGCAGCCTGACGACTGATAGCGGTGGCAATGTCAGCATCCCAGTTACAGCCAATACTGTTGCAGGTGGCTACAGCATCAGCGCTAGTAGTGGTTCACTCACCCCAGCCAGTTTTAGTTTAATTAACAACCCAGATGTGGCGGCGGCAATTATCGCTACAGGTGGCACACCGCAAACTACGGTTGTGAATACTGTATTTACTAATGCCCTACAAGCAAAAGTACAAGACCAATATGGGAATGCGATCGCAAACGCTACTGTTACCTTCAACGCACCGACATCAGGTGCAACTGCTGGTTTCACAGGAAATACAACCCTAACCACTGATAGCAGTGGAAATGTCAGCATTCCAGTCACAGCCAACACTGTTGCAGGTGGCTACGCAGTTACAGCCAGTAGTGGCGCACTCACACCTGCAAGTTTCAGTTTGATTAATAATCCTGATGTTGCCTTCTCCATCATCGCTACAGGTGGCACACCGCAAAGTACTATCGTCAACACTGCATTTACTAATCCACTACAAGCAAAAGTACAAGACCAATATGGAAATGCGATCGCTAACGCCAATGTCACTTTCAACGCACCCACAACTGGCGCAACTGCTAATTTCTCAGGTAATACCAGCCTCACGACTAATAGCAGTGGTAATGTGAGTATCCCAGTCACAGCCAATACAGTTGAAGGTAATTACACAGTTACAGCTAACAGTGGCGCACTTACACCTGCCAACTTCAGTTTGACTAATAATGCTGCTTCTGAAGTTCCCACTACACCAACAGTTCCAATTGATACGCCCAATCCAGAAGTTCTGAAGAAACCGCCCTCTACACAAATACCAGTAACTATCAATTCCACACCAGAGGTTGTACTTGATACTGCTGTAGCAAATATTGAGCAAGAATACACTACTGAGTATAAAGAATACTTAGGAGAAGAAGCTAAACCTAATCTTGAAGCCCCCAACACAGCCCGTAATATTCTGCAACAAATTAGTGATGCCACAGGTATTCAACCTGCACTAATTTATGTCAATTTCATCCCTACGAGCGTTTCACCTGCAATTACACTCAAGCAGAACAAAGCAAAAATTCTACCATCCCCAAACGATCGCTTGGAATTGCTAATAGTGACTGCCCAAGGTTTACCAATTCGGAAGGTATTACCTGTAACGCGATCGCAAGTTATCGCAACAGCCCAAACCTTTATTAAGGATATTACCAAGAGTTCACGGAATAACAGCTATAAAGATCCAGCGAAAAAATTGTATGAATGGCTGATTACACCTTTAGAACCTGAACTGCAAGCACGCAAGGTTAATAATATTGCATTCATCATGGATACGGGATTGCGATCGCTCCCTGTCGCGGCCCTTTATGATGGGCAAAAGTATTTGGTAGAAAGCTATAGCGTCGGTTTAATGCCCAGTCTTAGCCTGACTGATACCAAATTTGTGGACATTAAAAAGGCTGAGGTTTTGGGTATGGGTGCATCGGAATTCCGCAACCAAAATCCTTTACCAGCAGTACCTACAGAATTAGCAACTATTACTTCCCGGTTATGGCAAGGTAATTTCTTCCTCAACGAAAGCTTTACTCTGACAAATCTGCAAAAGCAACGTCAGCAAAAACCCTTCGGCATTATTCACCTAGCTACTCACGCAGAATTTGAGCCAGGCGATCGCGGTAATTCTTACATTCAGATGTGGGATAGCCAATTGAAAATGGATCAGCTACGAAAACTGGGCTGGAACAATCCCCCTGTGCAGCTAGTGGTTTTAAGTTCCTGTCGAACTGCGATCGGAGATAAAGAGGCCGAGTTAGGCTTTGCAGGTTTTGCTGTACAAGCTGGTGTGAGAACAGCACTAGCGAGTTTGTGGTACGTGTCCGACGAAGGGACTTTGGGATTAATGAGTGAATTCTACGAAAAATTAAAAAAAGCCCCCATCAAAGCCGAAGCACTCCGCCAAGCGCAAATCGCCATGATTAAAGGTCAAGTCCGCTTGGAAGGAGGGAAACTCAAAACTTCTAATGTGAATGTGACTCTACCACCCATCCTTGCCGAACTCGGTAACCAAGAATTACGGCATCCATATTACTGGTCAGCTTTTACACTCATTGGTAACCCTTGGTAA
- a CDS encoding bifunctional sterol desaturase/short chain dehydrogenase, whose amino-acid sequence MNVLAQSWAEIAAQLQINWNLVNTCLQFASWGLVSLLLVEIVRDSYHALCHYVPSLGKWHNKHHMAYRRDLSVVSLKIYQESQLYNDIVESTLLVVVLTVMALLLQQWGFWLGVVYAFTFLYGASRRYFLGKIDTDYTHLPGPLETIPSVWWVNRSYHWRHHFDDVNAYYSGVFPLVDTVLGTGLSLKGKTIALTGASGALGQALTAELIKNNAKVVALTTNPEKLQPQEKLTVIAWELGKEAELKAALEKVDILIINHGVNVYANRTSEAIESSYEVNTFSTLRLMDIFLATVTGPQSKATKEIWVNTSEAEVSPALSPLYELSKRAIGDIVTLKRLDGDCIIRKLILGPFKSQLNPYGVMSAPQVARAILFLAKRDFRNIIVSINPLTYLLFPLKEVSTWLYYRIFSKKVQSLN is encoded by the coding sequence ATGAATGTTTTAGCACAAAGCTGGGCTGAGATTGCGGCTCAATTACAGATAAATTGGAATCTGGTAAATACCTGCTTGCAGTTTGCTAGTTGGGGATTAGTCTCGCTGTTGTTGGTAGAGATAGTGAGAGATAGCTATCATGCTTTGTGTCACTATGTCCCCTCGCTTGGTAAATGGCATAATAAGCACCACATGGCGTATCGCCGCGATTTATCGGTAGTTTCTTTAAAAATTTACCAAGAGTCTCAGTTATACAATGATATTGTCGAGTCAACGCTACTGGTTGTAGTTTTGACTGTGATGGCTTTACTGCTACAGCAATGGGGCTTTTGGTTGGGAGTAGTCTATGCTTTCACCTTTTTATATGGCGCGTCCCGGCGATATTTTCTCGGTAAAATTGATACAGATTACACTCACCTCCCCGGGCCATTAGAAACTATTCCCTCGGTTTGGTGGGTAAATCGTTCTTACCACTGGCGACATCATTTTGATGATGTTAACGCCTATTACAGTGGTGTGTTTCCTTTAGTAGATACGGTATTGGGAACAGGTTTATCTCTTAAAGGTAAAACCATTGCTTTAACTGGTGCTTCCGGTGCTTTAGGGCAAGCATTGACTGCTGAATTGATTAAAAATAATGCCAAGGTAGTAGCCTTAACTACCAATCCCGAAAAACTACAGCCTCAAGAAAAGCTAACTGTAATTGCTTGGGAATTGGGTAAGGAAGCAGAGTTAAAAGCTGCTTTAGAGAAAGTTGATATTTTGATTATCAATCACGGTGTCAATGTCTACGCTAACCGCACCTCAGAAGCAATTGAGTCTTCTTATGAGGTGAATACTTTTTCTACATTGCGGTTGATGGATATATTTTTGGCAACCGTTACCGGGCCGCAATCCAAAGCAACTAAAGAAATTTGGGTTAACACTTCCGAAGCTGAAGTATCTCCGGCTTTAAGTCCTCTTTATGAACTCAGTAAACGCGCTATCGGAGATATTGTTACCCTCAAGCGTTTGGATGGGGATTGTATAATTCGCAAGTTAATTCTGGGGCCGTTTAAGAGTCAACTTAATCCTTATGGGGTGATGTCAGCGCCGCAAGTAGCCCGTGCAATTTTGTTTTTAGCAAAGCGGGACTTCCGCAATATTATTGTGTCCATCAATCCCCTGACATATCTGCTGTTTCCGTTGAAGGAAGTTAGCACTTGGCTTTACTACCGAATCTTTAGTAAAAAGGTTCAATCTTTGAACTAA
- a CDS encoding ubiquinol-cytochrome c reductase iron-sulfur subunit encodes MKRRDFINWVGLGWLASSLPVAIAACSSETTTSTTATTPATSGNGVKVGTVAELDKTGQLLLKESPVGPVLVVGKSQSGNLIAVNPTCTHKGCTVAWKETAKQFVCPCHDSEFGADGKVIEGPADKPLKTYTAKIEGDSVVVQAT; translated from the coding sequence ATGAAACGTCGTGATTTTATTAATTGGGTGGGTTTAGGTTGGCTAGCGAGTTCTTTACCTGTTGCGATCGCAGCTTGTAGTTCCGAAACAACGACATCTACAACTGCAACTACACCTGCAACATCTGGGAATGGGGTAAAAGTTGGTACTGTTGCAGAATTAGATAAAACTGGTCAGTTGCTTTTGAAAGAATCACCTGTTGGGCCTGTATTAGTAGTTGGTAAATCCCAATCTGGAAATCTGATTGCTGTTAACCCTACCTGTACTCATAAAGGTTGCACAGTCGCCTGGAAGGAAACCGCCAAACAATTTGTCTGTCCTTGTCATGACTCGGAATTTGGGGCTGATGGCAAAGTGATAGAAGGCCCTGCGGATAAACCTCTCAAAACTTACACAGCTAAAATAGAAGGTGATTCTGTTGTTGTTCAGGCAACGTAA
- a CDS encoding ShlB/FhaC/HecB family hemolysin secretion/activation protein, with product MYLIFRRFWLSVFLAGLALFPSLSAIAQTAPVQVPPQPNPNLDRFPQSPPTPQPLPTNEQQPTLPNPPPTTTTPADPTVNISVRKIEVIGSTVFSPEEISTITKPLESRSVTLAELQGAVDQISELYLKRGYITSRAILTEQTITNGVVQIQVIEGGVEKIEVLGTEKVNPSYVRSRIQLGTVSPLSKDKLEDQLRLLKVDPLFSNVEAYLKQGTELGQSILTVRVEEAPVFYGSVGIDNYSPPGVGSERFGGFISNRNLTGNGDEITASYYRSTTGGSNAYDFRYRLPVNPMNGSIQLRVAPSSSRITDPEFEVFGISSDTNLYEISYRQPLIRNPREEFALSLGFAWQDGQTFLFNDTPTPFGIGPDAEGNSRTRVLKFGQDYLKRDLQGAWALRSQFNIGLNILDSTTNSDPIPDGQFFSWLTQVQRVQRFSKDNLLIAQLDLQLTPDSLLPSQQFVIGGGQSLRGYRQNARSGDNGFRLSVEDRIVVDYNNSGQPTMQLAPFIDVGAVWNKSDNPNKLTNQTFLAGLGLGLIWEPIPHLSGRLDYALPLVDLSDRGNNAQDHGFYFSFGYNF from the coding sequence ATGTATCTTATATTTCGTCGGTTTTGGTTGTCGGTCTTCTTGGCTGGCTTGGCATTATTTCCGAGTTTATCTGCGATCGCGCAAACAGCCCCGGTGCAAGTACCTCCTCAACCAAACCCAAATCTTGATCGCTTTCCCCAATCCCCGCCAACGCCTCAACCTTTACCAACAAATGAACAGCAGCCGACTCTACCTAACCCACCACCCACAACAACCACACCAGCAGATCCAACTGTCAATATTTCGGTTCGCAAGATAGAGGTTATTGGTAGCACCGTCTTCAGCCCCGAAGAAATTTCTACCATTACTAAACCTTTAGAAAGCCGTTCTGTAACTTTAGCGGAACTCCAGGGGGCTGTAGATCAGATTTCTGAGCTATATCTCAAACGAGGATATATTACCTCTAGAGCAATTCTCACCGAGCAGACAATTACTAATGGCGTTGTACAAATTCAGGTAATTGAAGGTGGGGTAGAAAAAATCGAAGTACTAGGAACTGAAAAAGTTAATCCTAGCTATGTTCGCAGTCGCATACAACTGGGTACTGTTTCACCTTTGAGCAAAGATAAATTAGAAGATCAACTGCGCTTACTGAAAGTCGATCCCCTGTTTAGCAACGTAGAAGCTTATCTCAAACAGGGAACAGAATTAGGGCAAAGTATTTTAACAGTGCGTGTTGAAGAGGCACCTGTTTTTTATGGTTCTGTTGGTATAGATAATTACTCACCTCCCGGTGTCGGATCTGAGCGTTTTGGTGGGTTTATTAGTAACCGCAATCTCACAGGCAATGGTGATGAAATTACCGCTTCCTACTATCGCTCAACAACAGGCGGTTCCAATGCCTATGATTTTAGATATCGCCTGCCTGTAAATCCCATGAACGGTAGTATTCAACTGCGGGTTGCACCAAGTAGCAGTAGAATTACTGACCCAGAGTTTGAAGTTTTTGGCATCAGTAGCGATACCAACTTATACGAAATTAGTTATCGCCAACCATTAATTCGCAATCCCCGTGAGGAATTTGCTTTATCTTTGGGCTTTGCTTGGCAAGATGGTCAAACATTCTTATTTAACGACACACCTACACCTTTTGGGATTGGCCCCGATGCTGAAGGTAACAGCCGCACAAGAGTATTGAAATTTGGGCAAGATTATCTCAAACGCGATTTACAAGGGGCCTGGGCACTGCGATCGCAATTCAATATCGGCTTAAATATCTTAGATAGTACTACCAACTCTGACCCCATCCCTGATGGGCAGTTTTTCAGTTGGCTGACCCAAGTGCAACGTGTACAGCGATTCTCTAAAGACAACTTGCTAATTGCCCAATTAGACTTACAACTTACCCCTGATAGTTTGCTACCCTCGCAACAGTTCGTGATTGGCGGTGGACAATCTCTGCGGGGTTATCGACAAAATGCCCGTTCTGGCGACAATGGATTTCGCTTATCTGTAGAAGACCGAATTGTAGTTGACTATAACAACTCAGGGCAGCCTACCATGCAATTAGCACCATTTATCGATGTAGGCGCTGTCTGGAACAAATCAGACAATCCCAACAAACTAACTAATCAAACCTTCTTAGCAGGTTTAGGCTTAGGTCTAATTTGGGAACCCATTCCCCACTTATCCGGTCGCTTGGACTACGCACTTCCTTTAGTTGATTTAAGCGATCGCGGTAACAATGCCCAAGATCATGGATTTTATTTTAGTTTTGGATATAACTTTTAA